From Sardina pilchardus chromosome 9, fSarPil1.1, whole genome shotgun sequence, a single genomic window includes:
- the LOC134092984 gene encoding green-sensitive opsin-3-like — protein MNGTEGSNFYIPMSNRTGLVRSPFEYEQYYLADPWQFKLLAVYMFFLIILGGPINGMTLVVTVLHKKLRQPLNFILVNLAVAGMIMVLFGFTITITSALNGYFVFGPMGCAIEGFMATLGGQVALWSLVVLAIERYIVVCKPMGSFKFGTNHAAAGVAFTWIMACSCAVPPLVGWSRYIPEGMQCSCGPDYYTLSPEFNNESYVMYMFSCHFCVPVTTIFFTYGSLVCTVKAAAAQQQDSASTQKAEKEVTRMCVLMVLGFLIAWTPYASFAAWIFFNKGAAFSAQSMAIPAFFSKSSALFNPVIYVLLNKQFRGCMMQTVLGKAPEDEMSVSTSKTEVSSVGPA, from the exons ATGAACGGCACCGAGGGCAGCAACTTCTACATCCCCATGTCCAACAGGACTGGGCTGGTCAGGAGTCCATTCGAATATGAGCAGTACTACCTGGCTGACCCATGGCAGTTCAAGCTTCTTGCTGTTTACATGTTTTTCCTCATCATTTTGGGAGGCCCTATCAACGGGATGACGCTGGTGGTCACGGTGCTGCACAAAAAGCTTCGTCAGCCTCTCAACTTCATCCTGGTCAACCTGGCTGTTGCTGGCATGATCATGGTCTTATTTGGATTTACCATCACCATCACTTCAGCTCTTAATGGCTACTTCGTCTTTGGACCAATGGGCTGTGCTATTGAAGGTTTCATGGCTACTCTTGGAG GTCAGGTTGCCCTGTGGTCCCTGGTGGTGCTGGCTATTGAGAGGTACATCGTTGTCTGCAAGCCCATGGGCAGCTTCAAGTTTGGCACCAACCACGCTGCAGCTGGAGTGGCCTTCACATGGATCATGGCATGCTCTTGTGCTGTTCCTCCTCTGGTTGGCTGGTCCAG GTACATTCCCGAGGGAATGCAGTGCTCCTGTGGACCTGACTATTACACCCTGAGCCCTGAATTCAACAACGAATCTTATGTCATGTACATGTTCAGCTGCCATTTCTGTGTTCCTGTCACCACTATTTTCTTCACCTATGGAAGCCTTGTCTGCACAGTCAAAGCG GCTGCAGCTCAACAGCAGGACTCAGCCTCCACCCAGAAGGCAGAGAAGGAAGTGACACGCATGTGCGTCCTGATGGTTCTGGGTTTCCTGATCGCCTGGACCCCCTATGCGTCTTTTGCTGCCTGGATTTTCTTCAACAAGGGAGCTGCTTTCAGCGCTCAGTCCATGGCTATCCCTGCCTTTTTCTCCAAGTCCTCAGCCTTGTTCAACCCAGTCATCTATGTGCTGCTCAACAAACAG TTCCGAGGCTGCATGATGCAGACAGTCCTTGGCAAGGCCCCAGAGGATGAGATGTCAGTGTCCACAAGCAAGACAGAAGTGTCCTCAGTGGGTCCTGCATAG